Within the Zea mays cultivar B73 chromosome 10, Zm-B73-REFERENCE-NAM-5.0, whole genome shotgun sequence genome, the region GGAGGACGCGGGTGGGGGCCAGAAGAACGCAAGGACGCAGAGCCCGACGGATGCCGCAAGGACACACGGCGCGGGGTGGCTGGCGACTGTATGCACGCGCGGAGCGCCGCGTCTGGCGGCAACAGGGAGGAGGGCTCGAGCAGTTCTATCGAAATTGCTGGGGTTCGACGAAGGATGCAAGAATGGGGAACAATTGGAAATATTGGTGGTCCCACGTGTAAGGAAGTGAACATTGACGGAAACGGCGTGGAAGGACAGCTACcatgttagagcatctccaagagactagctaaatgGCTCAGCAAGCCAAATTTTAGCTATTCAacaacaaaataactctccaacaGACTAGCTATCTGACTCGCCAAGCTATCCGACTCTCCAAATTGGCTCCctcactagccaaatttggctagccacCTGACTAGTCAAACTAGATAGATAATCTGTTGAAACGAAGATGCTACATATAAAGTATAATCTTTATGAAAAGGTAAATAGAGAGTTAAATAGAGAGTCAAAAATGAAGATtcttttggagatgctcttagttcGTTTCGGCGAGGGGAAAAATGAGGACGAGGTAAAATTAGGGGTAGGAATGAGGGGAGGGTCCCAACTAAGAGGTGAGATATAAAAAACCCTTGTTTTATCGATAGGGAAAAAAATATCATAAATAGGATTATAAGATTTTATCGGAATTTTATCGGTGATAGACAATTTTTTTTACAAATTTGAAAAATAACTCAGTTTGTTTAAATATTATGTAGATTATATTTAGACACATACCAACCAATTAAGTATTGAGAAAAAATAAGGGTTTTTAGTGTACTAGAAGAGTCTAAGAAAACATACAGACCAACTGACTTCTAATTTAAACATTTGACAATACCAATTCAAAAAATTTGAAAATTTTGGCTGATAAAGAAAAAAATACCGGAGCTCACTGATAACAAGAAAAATCGGGTTTATTATATGTCGTATCGTCGATAAAGTTTTCACTAGCAGACTCGTCCAGCAAGGTGTACGTGAAGGACACCTCCTGGTCGTTGTCCACGAACGTGGGCTTCCCCCGCGTCCGTGGGTCCATCTCTAGCAGCGCGGTCAGCGCCGACACGAGCTCCTCTAGTTTCCCAAACGACCATGTCCAGTACACCACGAAGGGGTGCCTGCGGCTTCTGACCACCAACACCCCGTCGGCGTCGATCGCGATGGAGTACACGCCCCGACCTGGATCGACCAGGCTCTTCTTCGAGACGAACTGCCGGCTGAACCCTGTCGCCTTGTCCCATCCTACCTTGGCACCGGGAAGGCCGACGTCCGTTGGGTAGTCGAAGCTCTGCCACAGCGGCGATGCTACTGCTGCTGGGTCAGATACGAGGACAAGGTTCCCGGTGCTCAGAGGAAGGGCACTGGCGTTGCTTGTGCTGTTGGCAACAGCCGTAGCAGCAGCGTCGCCGGTAATGGACCAGAAGATGGACTCAGCAGTACCAGCGCCGTGGGTTAAGACGATGGCGAGGTTGCCATGTGTCCCAAGATTTTGAGCTGTGCTAGCTTGAGCTCAGTGTCAGTGAGAGGCCTCTCCCGGCCTGTTAGCAACCCAAACGGTGGTGAGGACTGGGATCTTGTTGAACCATATTGTCAGCAACATGCCAGGGAAGAGACGGTGATGTCCAGCAAGGAGCcaaggagcagcagcagcagacttcaggaagggcttgttcggttattttcaatccatatggattggaggggattgatatggATTGGAGGAGATTTTGACTTATTAGGGATTGAAACCctctcaatccccctcaatccatatggattggggtagaaccgaacaagcccgaAAGGGGAAAGCGCGCACCAAGGCTGAGGCGTGGGCTGTGTAAACAAGTAGTCTTGTGTTGGCTGTTGGCTACACCGTGAAGGGTATTTGAGTCTGGAGTCTATACGAACTGGGTATCAAAAAATCAGAATACAAACAAA harbors:
- the LOC109942858 gene encoding G-type lectin S-receptor-like serine/threonine-protein kinase At2g19130; translated protein: MGGRVSRVEPPIVPTVNIIDASREIAGRDSREEAWGKKTRTGEHRGSTAQNLGTHGNLAIVLTHGAGTAESIFWSITGDAAATAVANSTSNASALPLSTGNLVLVSDPAAVASPLWQSFDYPTDVGLPGAKVGWDKATGFSRQFVSKKSLVDPGRGVYSIAIDADGVLVVRSRRHPFVVYWTWSFGKLEELVSALTALLEMDPRTRGKPTFVDNDQEVSFTYTLLDESASENFIDDTTYNKPDFSCYQ